From a single Pseudomonas cremoricolorata genomic region:
- the purL gene encoding phosphoribosylformylglycinamidine synthase — MLILRGAPALSAFRHGKLLEQLSQKVSAVTGLYAEFAHFADVEGELGTDQQQVLGRLLKYGPSVPVQEPAGRLFLVVPRLGTISPWASKATDIAHNCGLQSIQRLERGIAYYVAGELSEADAALVAAELHDRMTQRVLNRLQDAADLFSHAEPRPMTSVDVLGGGRAALAQANLDLGLALADDEIDYLVEAFQGLQRNPNDIELMMFAQANSEHCRHKIFNATWDIDGQAQEKSLFGMIKNTYQMHNEGVLSAYKDNASVIIGNVAGRFFPNPETRQYGAVQEPVHILMKVETHNHPTAIAPFSGASTGSGGEIRDEGATGRGAKPKAGLTGFSVSNLRIPGFAQPWEQAYGKPERIVDALDIMIEGPLGGAAFNNEFGRPALTGYFRTFEQAISTPHGDEVRGYHKPIMLAGGMGNIREDHVQKGEITVGAKLIVLGGPAMLIGLGGGAASSVATGASSADLDFASVQRENPEMERRCQEVIDRCWQLGDANPIAFIHDVGAGGISNALPELVNDGGRGGRFELRNVPNDEPGMAPHEIWSNESQERYVLAVSSEHFERFQAICERERCPFAVVGEATEEPHLTVTDSHFDNTPVDMPLDVLLGKPPRMHRSVSREAELGDAFDPAALALQDSIERVLHHPAVASKSFLITIGDRTITGLVARDQMVGPWQVPVADCAVTATSFDVYTGEAMAMGERTPLALLDAPASGRMAIGETITNLAAARIGKLSDIKLSANWMSAAGHPGEDARLYDTVKAVGMELCPELGITIPVGKDSMSMKTQWSEAGQDKSVTSPLSLIITGFAPVSDVRQTQTPQLRMDKGETDLILIDLGRGQNRMGASILAQTHGKLADKAPDVDNAEDLKAFFAVIQGLNADGHLLAYHDRSDGGLMTTVLEMAFAGHCGLNLDLKTLTGSVDKACAVLFNEELGAVIQVRRDSTPVVLSQFSAAGLGENCAAVIGQPINNNDIYVRLGDEVLYSGKRSTLQRQWAETSYQIQRLRDNADCAEQEFDALLEEDNPGLSVKLGYDVNEDVAAPYIKKGVRPQVAILREQGVNGQVEMAAAFDRAGFAAIDVHMSDILAGRVDFEAFKGLVACGGFSYGDVLGAGEGWAKSALFNSRARDAFQAFFERSDSFALGVCNGCQMMSNLHELIPGTEYWPHFVRNRSEQFEARVAMVEVQKSNSIFLDGMAGSRMPIAIAHGEGHAEFASEQALQAADASGCVALRFVDNHGKVTETYPANPNGSPRGITGLTSRDGRVTIMMPHPERVFRAVQNSWRPDEWQEDAALMRMFRNARVWVD, encoded by the coding sequence ATGTTGATCCTGCGCGGCGCTCCTGCCCTTTCTGCCTTTCGCCACGGTAAGTTACTCGAGCAACTGAGCCAGAAAGTTTCCGCTGTTACCGGTTTGTATGCCGAATTCGCCCACTTTGCCGACGTCGAAGGCGAACTGGGCACCGACCAGCAGCAGGTGCTGGGCCGGTTGCTCAAGTACGGGCCTAGCGTGCCGGTGCAGGAGCCTGCGGGCCGCCTGTTCCTCGTCGTGCCGCGCCTGGGCACCATTTCGCCGTGGGCCAGCAAGGCCACCGACATCGCCCACAACTGCGGCCTGCAGAGCATTCAGCGTCTGGAGCGGGGCATCGCCTACTACGTAGCGGGCGAGCTCAGCGAAGCCGATGCTGCGCTGGTCGCCGCCGAACTGCACGACCGCATGACCCAGCGTGTGCTGAATCGGTTGCAGGACGCCGCCGACCTCTTCAGCCACGCCGAGCCACGCCCGATGACCTCAGTCGACGTGCTTGGCGGCGGCCGCGCCGCCCTGGCCCAGGCCAACCTCGACCTGGGCCTGGCCCTGGCCGACGATGAAATCGACTACCTGGTCGAGGCCTTCCAGGGCTTGCAGCGCAACCCCAACGACATCGAACTGATGATGTTCGCCCAGGCCAACTCCGAGCATTGCCGGCACAAGATCTTCAATGCCACCTGGGATATCGACGGCCAGGCACAGGAAAAAAGCCTGTTCGGCATGATCAAGAACACCTACCAGATGCACAACGAGGGCGTGCTCTCGGCCTACAAGGACAACGCCTCGGTCATCATCGGCAACGTCGCCGGGCGCTTCTTCCCCAACCCTGAAACCCGCCAGTACGGCGCGGTGCAGGAGCCTGTGCACATTCTGATGAAGGTCGAGACGCACAACCACCCGACCGCCATCGCACCGTTCTCCGGCGCCTCCACCGGTTCCGGTGGCGAGATCCGCGATGAAGGCGCAACCGGCCGCGGCGCCAAGCCCAAGGCGGGCCTGACCGGCTTCAGCGTATCCAACCTGCGCATTCCAGGTTTCGCCCAACCGTGGGAGCAGGCCTACGGCAAGCCCGAACGCATCGTCGATGCGCTGGACATCATGATCGAAGGCCCGCTGGGTGGTGCGGCGTTCAACAATGAGTTCGGCCGTCCGGCGCTGACCGGCTACTTCCGTACCTTCGAGCAGGCCATCAGCACCCCGCATGGCGATGAAGTACGCGGCTACCACAAGCCGATCATGCTCGCCGGCGGCATGGGCAACATCCGCGAAGACCACGTGCAGAAAGGTGAAATCACCGTCGGCGCCAAGCTGATCGTGCTCGGCGGCCCGGCCATGCTCATCGGCCTGGGCGGCGGCGCTGCCTCGTCGGTGGCCACCGGGGCCAGCTCGGCCGACCTCGATTTTGCCTCGGTCCAGCGCGAAAACCCGGAAATGGAGCGCCGCTGCCAGGAGGTCATCGACCGCTGCTGGCAGCTCGGCGACGCCAACCCCATCGCCTTCATCCATGACGTGGGCGCCGGCGGCATTTCCAATGCCCTGCCGGAGCTGGTCAACGACGGCGGTCGCGGCGGGCGCTTCGAACTGCGCAACGTGCCCAACGACGAGCCGGGCATGGCCCCGCATGAAATCTGGAGCAACGAATCCCAGGAGCGCTACGTGCTGGCCGTCAGCAGTGAGCACTTCGAGCGCTTCCAGGCCATCTGCGAGCGCGAGCGCTGCCCGTTCGCGGTGGTCGGCGAGGCCACCGAAGAGCCGCACCTGACCGTCACCGACAGCCACTTCGACAACACCCCGGTAGACATGCCGCTCGATGTGCTGCTGGGCAAACCGCCGCGCATGCACCGTTCGGTCAGCCGCGAAGCCGAGCTGGGCGACGCCTTCGACCCGGCTGCCCTGGCGCTGCAAGACAGCATCGAGCGCGTGCTGCACCACCCGGCGGTGGCCAGCAAGAGCTTCCTGATCACCATCGGCGACCGCACCATCACAGGCCTGGTGGCCCGCGACCAGATGGTCGGACCGTGGCAGGTGCCGGTGGCCGACTGCGCCGTCACCGCGACCAGCTTCGACGTCTACACCGGCGAAGCCATGGCCATGGGCGAGCGCACCCCGCTGGCCCTGCTCGATGCCCCGGCGTCCGGGCGCATGGCCATCGGCGAAACCATCACCAACCTGGCCGCCGCGCGCATTGGCAAACTGTCCGACATCAAGCTGTCGGCCAACTGGATGTCCGCCGCCGGCCACCCGGGTGAAGATGCCCGCCTGTACGACACGGTCAAGGCGGTCGGCATGGAGCTGTGCCCTGAGCTGGGCATCACCATTCCGGTGGGCAAGGATTCGATGTCGATGAAGACCCAGTGGAGCGAAGCCGGCCAGGACAAGAGCGTCACTTCGCCGCTGTCGCTGATCATCACCGGCTTCGCCCCGGTCAGCGATGTGCGTCAGACCCAGACCCCGCAACTGCGCATGGACAAGGGCGAGACCGACCTGATTCTCATCGACCTGGGCCGCGGGCAGAACCGCATGGGCGCCTCGATCCTGGCGCAGACCCACGGCAAGCTGGCCGACAAGGCTCCGGATGTCGACAACGCCGAAGACCTCAAGGCCTTCTTCGCGGTGATCCAGGGCCTCAACGCCGACGGTCACCTGCTGGCCTACCACGACCGTTCCGACGGCGGCCTGATGACCACCGTGCTGGAAATGGCCTTTGCCGGGCACTGCGGCCTGAACCTCGACCTCAAGACCCTCACCGGCAGCGTGGACAAAGCCTGCGCGGTCCTGTTCAACGAAGAGCTGGGCGCGGTGATTCAGGTGCGTCGTGATTCCACCCCCGTGGTGCTGAGCCAGTTCAGCGCCGCCGGCCTTGGCGAGAACTGCGCTGCCGTGATCGGCCAGCCGATCAACAACAACGATATCTACGTGCGCCTGGGCGACGAGGTGCTCTACAGCGGCAAGCGCTCGACCTTGCAACGCCAATGGGCCGAGACCAGCTACCAGATTCAGCGCCTGCGCGACAACGCCGACTGCGCCGAGCAGGAATTCGACGCATTGCTGGAGGAAGACAACCCCGGCTTGTCGGTCAAGCTCGGCTACGACGTCAACGAGGATGTCGCAGCGCCCTACATCAAGAAAGGCGTGCGCCCGCAGGTGGCGATTCTGCGCGAGCAGGGCGTCAACGGTCAGGTCGAAATGGCCGCGGCCTTCGACCGTGCCGGCTTTGCCGCCATCGATGTGCACATGAGCGACATCCTCGCCGGTCGGGTCGATTTCGAAGCCTTCAAGGGCCTGGTGGCCTGTGGTGGCTTCTCGTACGGCGACGTGCTCGGCGCGGGTGAGGGCTGGGCCAAGTCGGCGCTGTTCAACAGCCGCGCCCGCGACGCCTTCCAGGCCTTCTTCGAACGCAGCGACAGCTTCGCGCTGGGCGTGTGCAACGGTTGCCAGATGATGTCCAACCTGCACGAACTGATTCCTGGCACCGAGTACTGGCCGCACTTCGTACGTAACCGCTCGGAGCAGTTCGAGGCCCGTGTGGCCATGGTAGAGGTGCAGAAATCCAACTCGATCTTCCTCGACGGCATGGCCGGCTCGCGTATGCCGATCGCCATCGCCCACGGTGAAGGCCATGCGGAATTTGCCAGCGAGCAGGCCCTGCAGGCCGCCGATGCCTCCGGTTGCG
- the mltF gene encoding membrane-bound lytic murein transglycosylase MltF, which yields MFAQTALRQRCARWLIATGLLLMLGACVEKPSTLERVKDDGVLRVVTRNSPATYFQDRNGETGFEYELVKRFADDLGVELKIETADNLDDLFSQLGSPSGPVLAAAGLVSSEKRTTQARFSHPYLQVTPQVIYRNGRPRPTQPSGLVGKKIMVLKGSSHAEQLAALKQQYPGLEYEESDAVEVVDLLRMVDEGQIDLTLVDSNELAMNQVYFSNVRVAFDLGDTRDQRWAVAAGEDDSLLNKVNDFIDKAQKDGTLQRLKDRYYGHVDVLGYVGAYTFAQHLQQRLPKYEKHFKASAKVEQVDWRLLAAIGYQESMWQPEVTSKTGVRGLMMLTQRTAQAMGISNRLDARQSIQGGAKYFMLVKDQLDDSIKEPDRTWFALAGYNVGSGHLEDARTLAKREGLNPNKWLDVKKMLPRLAQKQWYSKTRYGYARGGEPVHFVANIRRYYDILTWVTQPQLEGQPGEGGLHVPGVNKDKPADAAQP from the coding sequence ATGTTCGCCCAGACTGCTTTGCGCCAGCGTTGCGCCAGATGGCTCATCGCAACCGGACTCCTCCTGATGCTCGGTGCCTGTGTTGAAAAACCCAGCACACTCGAACGCGTCAAGGATGACGGCGTCCTGCGCGTGGTCACCCGCAACAGCCCAGCGACCTACTTCCAGGATCGCAACGGCGAAACCGGCTTCGAATACGAGCTGGTCAAGCGCTTCGCCGACGACCTCGGGGTCGAGCTGAAGATCGAAACCGCAGACAACCTCGACGACCTCTTCAGCCAACTGGGCAGCCCTTCAGGTCCGGTGCTGGCCGCGGCGGGGCTGGTGAGCAGCGAAAAACGCACGACCCAGGCCAGGTTCTCCCACCCGTATCTGCAAGTAACGCCACAGGTCATCTACCGCAACGGTCGCCCGCGTCCGACCCAGCCCAGCGGGCTGGTGGGCAAGAAGATCATGGTGCTCAAAGGCAGCAGCCACGCCGAACAGCTGGCCGCGCTCAAGCAGCAGTATCCGGGGCTGGAATACGAAGAGTCGGATGCGGTGGAGGTGGTCGACCTGCTGCGCATGGTCGACGAAGGGCAGATCGACCTGACCCTGGTCGACTCCAACGAACTGGCGATGAACCAGGTGTACTTCTCCAACGTGCGCGTGGCCTTCGACTTGGGCGATACCCGCGACCAGCGCTGGGCAGTAGCCGCCGGCGAAGACGACAGCCTGCTCAACAAGGTCAACGACTTCATCGACAAGGCGCAGAAGGACGGCACCTTGCAGCGCCTCAAGGACCGCTACTACGGGCATGTCGACGTGCTTGGCTATGTCGGCGCCTACACCTTCGCCCAGCACTTGCAGCAGCGCCTGCCCAAGTACGAAAAACACTTCAAGGCCAGTGCCAAGGTCGAGCAGGTCGACTGGCGACTGCTGGCCGCCATTGGCTATCAGGAATCGATGTGGCAGCCGGAAGTCACCTCCAAGACCGGCGTGCGCGGGCTGATGATGCTGACCCAGCGCACCGCCCAGGCCATGGGCATTTCCAACCGCCTCGATGCCCGCCAGAGCATCCAGGGCGGGGCCAAGTACTTCATGCTGGTCAAGGACCAGCTCGACGACAGCATCAAAGAGCCGGACCGCACCTGGTTCGCCCTGGCCGGTTACAACGTCGGCAGCGGCCACTTGGAAGACGCCCGCACCCTGGCCAAGCGCGAAGGGCTGAACCCGAACAAATGGCTGGACGTGAAGAAAATGCTGCCGCGTCTGGCGCAGAAGCAGTGGTACAGCAAGACCCGCTATGGCTATGCCCGTGGCGGTGAGCCGGTGCATTTCGTCGCCAACATCCGCCGTTATTACGACATTCTCACCTGGGTAACCCAGCCGCAGCTCGAAGGCCAGCCGGGTGAAGGCGGTTTGCATGTGCCGGGGGTGAACAAGGACAAGCCGGCGGACGCGGCGCAGCCTTGA
- the tadA gene encoding tRNA adenosine(34) deaminase TadA produces the protein MRPQIIDRSRDQAFMRLALALAAEGAALGEVPVGAVLVHDGEVIGQGFNRPILDSDPSAHAEMVAIRAAAQAASNYRLPGSTLYVTLEPCSMCAGLIVHARVARVVYGASEPKAGVVQSQGQFFAQGFLNHRVMVEGGVLAEDCGRVLSEFFKARRGKG, from the coding sequence ATGCGCCCGCAGATCATTGATCGCAGCCGTGATCAGGCATTCATGCGCCTGGCCCTGGCCCTGGCTGCCGAAGGCGCGGCGTTGGGCGAGGTACCGGTCGGTGCGGTGCTGGTGCACGATGGCGAGGTCATTGGCCAGGGCTTCAACCGTCCCATCCTCGACAGCGACCCCAGCGCCCATGCCGAAATGGTCGCCATCCGCGCCGCCGCCCAGGCCGCGAGCAACTACCGCCTGCCGGGCAGCACCCTGTACGTGACCCTCGAGCCGTGCAGCATGTGCGCCGGGCTGATCGTCCACGCCCGCGTGGCGCGCGTGGTCTACGGCGCCAGCGAACCCAAGGCCGGCGTGGTGCAGAGCCAGGGACAGTTCTTCGCCCAGGGGTTTCTCAATCACCGGGTGATGGTGGAGGGCGGGGTCTTGGCCGAGGACTGCGGGCGGGTGCTGAGCGAGTTCTTCAAGGCGCGGCGGGGGAAGGGGTGA
- a CDS encoding multicopper oxidase family protein: MSVTRRQMLMGLSGLVVVGLGAGGAARYWLGKVEDDNAGHDYELIAAPLDVELVPGFKTQAWAFGPSAPGTELRVRQGTWLRVRFINHLPVETTIHWHGIRLPLEMDGVPYVSQLPVKPGEYFDYKFRVPDAGSYWYHPHVSSSEELGRGLVGPLIVEEREPTGFAHERTLSLKTWHVDEQGAFMPFSVPREAARNGTAGRLITINGAADAVTELPAGQVVRVRLLNLDNTWTYRINLRGNCEARIYALDGNPITPRPLEDDYWLGPGMRICLAIRIPQAGEEISLRDGFVRLGTLRSVPSEQAPGDWPKALPANPIAEPDLDNAEKLNFNFEWAGKVSVDTDNGRPPSLWQINGQAWDITDKTCADRPIATLQKGKSYIFELKNMTQYQHPIHLHGMSFKVINSNRHEIREPWFTDTYLLGKNERAQVALVADNPGTWMFHCHVIDHMETGLMAAIAVV, translated from the coding sequence ATGTCCGTAACCCGTCGACAAATGCTCATGGGCCTCAGTGGCCTGGTGGTGGTAGGCCTGGGCGCAGGGGGCGCGGCGCGCTACTGGCTCGGCAAGGTCGAAGACGACAACGCCGGCCACGACTACGAGCTGATCGCGGCGCCGCTGGATGTCGAACTGGTGCCAGGCTTCAAGACCCAAGCCTGGGCCTTCGGCCCATCGGCGCCGGGCACCGAGTTGCGGGTGCGTCAGGGCACCTGGCTGCGGGTACGCTTCATCAACCATCTGCCGGTGGAAACCACCATTCACTGGCACGGTATCCGCCTGCCGCTTGAGATGGACGGTGTGCCGTATGTGTCGCAATTGCCGGTCAAGCCAGGCGAATACTTCGACTACAAGTTCCGTGTACCGGACGCCGGCAGCTACTGGTATCACCCCCATGTCAGCAGTTCCGAAGAACTGGGCCGCGGGTTGGTCGGCCCGCTGATCGTCGAGGAACGCGAACCCACCGGCTTCGCCCACGAACGCACGTTGAGCCTGAAAACCTGGCACGTCGACGAGCAGGGCGCGTTCATGCCCTTCAGCGTACCCCGCGAGGCAGCGCGCAACGGCACTGCCGGGCGGCTGATCACCATCAACGGCGCGGCCGATGCAGTGACTGAACTGCCGGCCGGGCAGGTGGTACGGGTGCGTTTGCTGAACCTCGACAACACCTGGACCTACCGCATCAACCTGCGCGGCAATTGCGAGGCGCGCATCTACGCCCTGGACGGTAACCCGATCACCCCGCGGCCGCTGGAGGACGACTACTGGCTCGGCCCGGGCATGCGTATCTGCCTGGCCATTCGCATTCCCCAGGCCGGCGAAGAGATTTCCCTGCGCGACGGCTTCGTGCGCCTCGGCACCTTGCGCTCGGTGCCCAGCGAGCAGGCGCCCGGCGACTGGCCGAAGGCACTGCCGGCCAACCCGATTGCCGAGCCCGACCTGGACAATGCCGAGAAGCTCAATTTCAATTTCGAGTGGGCCGGCAAGGTCTCGGTGGACACCGACAATGGCCGTCCGCCGAGCCTGTGGCAGATCAACGGCCAGGCCTGGGACATTACCGACAAGACCTGTGCCGACCGCCCCATCGCCACCCTGCAGAAGGGCAAGAGCTACATCTTCGAACTGAAGAACATGACCCAGTACCAGCACCCGATCCACCTGCATGGCATGAGCTTCAAGGTGATCAACTCCAACCGCCACGAGATCCGTGAGCCTTGGTTCACCGACACCTACCTGCTGGGCAAGAACGAGCGCGCCCAGGTCGCCCTGGTGGCCGATAACCCCGGCACCTGGATGTTCCACTGCCACGTCATCGACCACATGGAAACCGGCCTGATGGCCGCGATCGCGGTGGTGTGA
- a CDS encoding class I SAM-dependent methyltransferase — protein sequence MKTFLHVGCGPKNKSGTTKGFATDDWQELRFDIDQSVNPDILGTMTDMSQVPDASVDALFSSHNIEHLYPHEVPVALAEFKRVLKPGGFVVITCPDLQSVCALVAEDKLTDEAYRSPAGPIAPIDILYGHRPAMANGNLYMAHRCGFTKKVLTASLQAAGFDMVLPIQRAYPAFDLWAVAALAPINEQQVVEIAQQHFPD from the coding sequence GTGAAAACCTTCCTTCATGTCGGTTGCGGTCCCAAGAACAAGAGCGGTACCACCAAAGGGTTTGCCACTGACGACTGGCAGGAACTGCGCTTCGACATCGACCAGAGCGTCAACCCGGACATCCTCGGCACCATGACCGACATGTCCCAGGTGCCCGACGCCTCGGTCGATGCGCTGTTTTCCAGCCACAACATCGAGCACCTCTACCCCCATGAAGTGCCGGTGGCCCTGGCCGAGTTCAAGCGTGTGCTCAAGCCGGGCGGGTTCGTGGTCATCACCTGTCCGGACCTGCAATCGGTGTGCGCGCTGGTGGCTGAAGACAAACTTACCGACGAAGCCTACCGCTCGCCTGCCGGGCCCATCGCGCCGATCGACATTCTCTACGGCCATCGTCCGGCCATGGCCAACGGCAACCTGTACATGGCTCACCGCTGCGGCTTCACCAAGAAGGTGCTGACCGCCTCGCTGCAGGCGGCCGGCTTCGACATGGTGCTGCCGATCCAGCGCGCCTACCCGGCGTTCGACCTGTGGGCCGTTGCCGCCCTGGCGCCGATCAACGAGCAGCAGGTGGTGGAAATCGCCCAGCAGCACTTCCCTGATTGA